The nucleotide sequence GAGTTTTCGCTTTTAAACATATCCAGCGCCAGCAAGATGGCGCCACACGTAATCGCCATATCCGCCACGTTAAAGGCGGGGAAATACCATTGCTGGTGCCAGTGCAGCAGGATGAAGTCAACCACGTGGCCAAACACCACGCGGTCAACCAGATTACCTAACGCGCCGCCGAGCACCAGTGCCAGCGCCAGCGCCAACCAGGTTTCGCCTGGCTTCAGGCGCTTGAGCCACACCACCAGCACCACGCTGACGACAGTGGCAACGGCTGCAAAAAACCAGCGCTGCCAGCCTGCCGCATCGGCTAAAAAGCTAAACGCCGCGCCGGTGTTGTAGGCCAACGTCCAGCTGAAGTAGTCAGGAATGATGATGATTTGCTGGTACATAGTCAGGTTGTTGTCGAACCAAAACTTAGTGGCCTGATCGACCACAAATATGCCCAAGCTCAGCCAAAGCCAAGTCAGTTTGCCGAAACGTGCACTCATAAACAGGCGTCCTTTTGCAGCGCAGTTGACCCTTTGCCAAGATTCCGATGCTGCAAAGAGAAGGGCGACCAACAGCAATTAAGCATAGTGACGCACCTCGCCTGCACCTTCGATATTGTCCACACAGCGGCCGCAGATTTCCGGGTGCGCTGGGTTTACCCCAACATCTTCCCGGTGGTGCCAGCAACGGGCGCACTTAACGTGGCCCGACTTCAGCACTTTCAGTTTGAGCCCGGCCACGTCGGTTTCTACCGCATCACTTGGCGCGCTGCTGAGCGGCGCTAGGCTGGCGGTGGAGGTGATCAGTACAAAGCGCAGCTCGTTGCCCAGTTTGTTTAGGTCAGCGATCAAGCTGTCTTCGGCATACAAGGTCACTTCGGCCTGCAGGTTGCCGCCAATAGCCTTGGCTGCTCGCAGGTTTTCCATTTCTTTGTTCACCGCGACCTTGACCGCCATGACGCGCTCCCAAAACTCGCGACTCAGCTCAAAGTCTTGCGGCAGTTCGCTCAGGCCCTGATACCAGCCATTGAGCATCACCGATTCATTACGCGCGCCTGGCAGGTATTGCCAGAACTCATCAGCGGTGAAAGACAACACCGGAGCGATCCAGCGCACCAAGGCTTCGGCGATATGGAACATCGCCGTCTGACAGGAACGGCGTGCCACGCTGTCCGCTGCGGTGGTGTACTGACGGTCTTTGATGATGTCGAGGTAGAAACCGCCCAACTCCTGGACGCAGAAGTTGTGCACCTTCTGGTAAACGTTCCAGAAGCGATAACTGTCGTAGGCTTCTTCGATCTCGCGCTGCAGAAGCAAGGCGCGATCAACCGCCCAACGGTCCAACGCCAGCATGTCATCCACCGGCAGCAGATGCTGCGTCGGGTCGAAACCACTGAGGTTGGAGAGCAGGAAGCGCGCGGTATTACGGATACGCCGGTAAGAGTCGGCACTGCGCTGCAGAATGACTTTAGATACAGCCATCTCACCGGAGTAGTCGGTGGAAGACACCCACAGGCGTAAAATATCAGCGCCCAAGCTGTCGTTTACTTCTTGCGGCGCGACCACATTGCCCATCGATTTGGACATTTTGCGGCCGTTTTCATCGACCACAAAGCCATGGGTCAGCAGCTCTTTGTAGGGCGCATGGCCGTCGATGGCTGCACCGGTCAGCAAGGACGAATGAAACCAGCCGCGGTGTTGGTCGGAGCCTTCCAGGTACAGATCAGCGCGCGGACCCGCAGCGTGCCCGAGTGGGTGTGAGCCACGCAATACGTGCCAGTGGGTGGTGCCGGAGTCAAACCAGACGTCTAGGGTGTCGCTGATTTTGTCGTAATCGGCGGCTTCATCGCCCAGCAACTCAGCAGCATCGAGTTTGAACCAAGCTTCAATCCCTTGCTGCTCGACCCGCTTGGCCACCGCCTCCATCAACTCGGCGGTATGCGGGTGCAGTTCACCCGTGGCTTTGTGCAGAAAGAATGGAATCGGCACGCCCCAATTGCGCTGACGTGAGATGCACCAGTCCGGCCTCCCAGCAATCATGCCGTGCAAACGCGCCTGGCCCCATGCCGGGACGAAATGAGTCTGCTCAATGGCGCCCAGCGCACGCTCACGCAGGGTGGCACCCTCATTGGGCTGACGGTCCATACCGACAAACCACTGCGCCGTGGCGCGGTAGATCAGCGGGGTCTTGTGCCGCCAGCAGTGCATGTAGCTGTGCTGGATGGCTTGGTATTTAAGCAGGGCACCGACTTCCTCCAGCTTGGCGACGATTGCCGGGTTGGCCTTCCAGATAAACTGGCCACCAAAGAACGGCAGATCGCTGACATACACGCCGTTGCTCTGCACCGGGCTGAGAATGTCATCGTTGCTCATGCCGTAGCCTTTGCAGGAACGGAAGTCGTCTTCGCCATAGGCTGGGGCTGAATGCACCACGCCCGTGCCGGCGCCTAACTCAACGTATTCGGCCAGATACACCGGCGAAAAACGCGGGTAAAACGGATGACGGAAGCGGATTAGCTCCAGCGCGGCGCCTTGTGCAGTGGCGATCACGTCACCTTGCAGGCCGTAACGGGCCAAGCAGCTTTCGACCAACTCTTCAGCCATCAGCAGCAGGCGCTCACCGGTGTCGACCAAGGCGTAAGTGAATTCCGGGTGAACGTTCAGGGCTTGGTTAGCGGGAATGGTCCACGGCGTGGTGGTCCAGATCACGATGGAGGCAGCCTTAGGCAAGCTGGCCAGACCAAATGCGGCGGCCAGCTTGTCGGCATCTTCGACCACAAAGGCGACATCAATGGCATCGGACTTTTTGTCCTGATACTCGACTTCCGCCTCAGCCAGCGCCGAACCACAATCGAAGCACCAGTTCACTGGCTTCAGGCCTTTGAACACGAAACCTTGCTTGACCATCTCAGCCAACGCACGGATCTCGCCGGCTTCGTTGGCGAAGTCCATAGTCTTGTACGGATTGTCCCAATCGCCCAGCACACCGAGGCGAATAAAGTCAGCTTTCTGCCCTTCGATCTGCTCACCGGCATAGGTGCGGCAGCGCTCGCGGGTCAGGTCGGACGGCTGATTCTTGCCGAAGGTGGTTTCGACCTTGTGCTCAATCGGCAGGCCATGACAATCCCAGCCTGGCACGTAAGGGGCATCGTAGCCGGACAGGGTTTTTGAACGGGTGATGATGTCTTTGAGGATTTTATTGACCGCGTGACCGATGTGAATGCTGCCGTTGGCGTAGGGCGGGCCGTCGTGCAGAACGAACTTCGGCCGGCCTTCGCCCTGGGCGCGCAGCTTCTGATAGAGGCCCATGTCATTCCAGCGCTGCAGAATCTGCGGCTCGCGCTGCGGCAGACCCGCCTTCATCGGGAATTGGGTATCAGGCAGATTTAGCGTGGCTTTGTAATCGGTCATGTCTGGCTCTTCTAAGCGGTTGGCGCTAGTTGATTAAGTGCACCAATGGGCACGGGCGGCGGCAATATCGGCAGCAATCGCCGTCTTCAGTGCCTCGAGGGAGGCGAAACGCTGTTCATCACGCAGCTTGCGGTGGAAGGCCACTGTCAAACGCCGGCCATACAAGTCACCGGCAAAGTCCAACACGTGTACTTCTAGGTGAGCACTGCCATCACCGGCAACACTGGGGCGCACGCCGATGTTGGCAACGCCCGGCCAGAACTGGCCGTCAATTTCTGTGCTGACCAAGTAGACGCCCTTAAGCGGCACGCGCTTGCGCTTGAGTTGTACATTGGCGGTCGGGGCATTCAGCTGACGCCCCAATTTCTGCCCATGCAGAACCCGACCGGCGATCTGAAAGGGCCGCCCAAGCAGGTGCTGCGCCAAGGCAAAATCACCCGCATCCAGGGCTTCACGCACCCGTGTACTGCTGACCCGAATACCGTCCAATTCAACGGTGGTGGCGGCTTCAACCGTGAAACCTTCACGTTCGCCAGCATTCGCCAGAAAGGCAAAGTCACCGGCGCGGTCGCAGCCAAAGCGAAAGTCATCACCCACTTCTAGGTGCTGCACGCCCAAGCCATCGACCAGCGCGCGCTGCACGAATTCGGCAGCACTTAGCTCACGCAGACGACGGTTGAAGCTCAGGCACAGCACCCGATCAACACCCTCGGCGGCCAGCAGCGCGAGCTTGTCGCGCAAACGTGCCAACCGTGCGGGAGCGGTATCCGGGGCAAAGAATTCACGCGGTTGCGGCTCGAAAATCAACACGCAACTGGGCACGCCCAGCTCGGCAGAGCGCTCACGCAGACGCGCCAAGATGGCCTGGTGTCCACGATGGACGCCGTCGAAATTCCCGATGGTGGCGACACAGCCCCGATGCTGGGGCCGCAGATTGTGTAGGCCTCGAACCAGCTGCATAACGCGCTTCTTGCTCATAAAGTGGCCGATTATACGCACACCGGGCAGCAGACAACAGGCGGCAAATCAGCTGGTTTTACAGCGCGCTGCGCCGGGCAAAGTCCCGTAAGCGAAAGCCCAGCAGCGCCAACACCGCGAAATAGCTGAGCAGCCCCACACCAACCAGGCCGCCAAGGCGCAGCAGGCGCCAGAGCATGCTGCCATCTGCCCAGGCTGGCAGGTGCTGCATGCTCAACAACAACGCTGCCACCATCACCAACAACGCCAGCAGTAGCTTGCCGGCAAACAGTGTCCAACCGGGCTGAGGGGTAAACATCCCGCGTTTGCGCAGCTGCCAATACAGCAGCCCCGCATTCAGACAAGCCGCCAAGCCGATAGCCAGCGCCAGGCCGGCGTGAGCCAAGGGAATGACGAAAACAAACAAGACGTTCATCACTTGAGTGGCCAGCAACGTCACCAGCCCGATGCGCACCGGCGTTTTAATGTTTTGTTGAGCGTAAAACGCCGGCGCGAGGATTTTTACCAAAATAATCCCAACCAACCCCAGCGAATAAGCAATCAAGGCGCGCTGGGTCATCAACGTATCCGCAGCGGTGAACTTGCCGTACTGGAACAGCGAGACGATCAGCGGCTCTGAAATAATCGCCAACGCCACGGCACTGGGCAGCGCCAGCACCAGACACAGGCGCAAACCCCAATCGAGCAGCTTGGAGTAGTCTTCGCGACTGGCTCCGGCATGGGTTTTCGACAAGGCCGGTAGCAGAATCGTCCCCAATGCGACGCCGAGCACACCGGCCGGCAGCTCCATTAACCGGTCGGCGTAGTACATCCAAGACACGGAGCCTGCGACCAGAAAAGACGCGAAGATGGTGTTGATGATCAGCGAAATCTGACTGACAGACACCCCGAAAATCGCCGGACCCATTTGCTTCATCACCCGCCAAACACCGGTGTCTTTAAGGTTCAGACGGGGCAGCACCAACATGCCGATCTTGTGCAGGTGCGGCAGCTGAAACAGTAGCTGTGCCAGGCCACCCACCAGCACCGCCCAGCCCAGCGCCATGATGGGCGGGTCAAAATAGGGCGTCAGGAATAGCGCAAAGACAATCATGCTGATGTTCAGCAGGGTCGGCACAAACGCCGGCACCGAAAACCGGTTCCACGTATTGAGCACCGCCCCCGCCAGCGATGACAGCGAGATCAGCAAAATATAAGGGAAGGTGATGCGCAGCAGGTCGGTGGTCAGCTCAAAGCGCTCAGCCTCATCCGCAAAACCCGGCGCGGAGGCCCAAACGATCCAAGGCGCTGCAAGAATGCCGATAAAAGTCACCAGCGCCAGCACCAACGTCAGCAGACCGGTGACATAAGCCAGGAACGTGCGCGTCGCCTCATCGCCCTGCTGAGTTTTATATTCAGCCAGAATCGGCACAAACGCTTGGGAAAACGCACCCTCGGCAAAAATACGGCGCAGCAGATTGGGCAGCTTAAACGCCACCACAAAGGCGTCCGAAGCCACGCCAGCACCGAAGGTGCGAGCAATAATGGTGTCACGCACAAAACCCAGTACACGCGAAAGCAGGGTCATGGAGCTGACAGCGGCCAACGACTTGAGCAAATTCATGTAAT is from Pseudomonas sp. TMP9 and encodes:
- the lspA gene encoding signal peptidase II yields the protein MSARFGKLTWLWLSLGIFVVDQATKFWFDNNLTMYQQIIIIPDYFSWTLAYNTGAAFSFLADAAGWQRWFFAAVATVVSVVLVVWLKRLKPGETWLALALALVLGGALGNLVDRVVFGHVVDFILLHWHQQWYFPAFNVADMAITCGAILLALDMFKSENSGEKAHD
- the ileS gene encoding isoleucine--tRNA ligase, translated to MTDYKATLNLPDTQFPMKAGLPQREPQILQRWNDMGLYQKLRAQGEGRPKFVLHDGPPYANGSIHIGHAVNKILKDIITRSKTLSGYDAPYVPGWDCHGLPIEHKVETTFGKNQPSDLTRERCRTYAGEQIEGQKADFIRLGVLGDWDNPYKTMDFANEAGEIRALAEMVKQGFVFKGLKPVNWCFDCGSALAEAEVEYQDKKSDAIDVAFVVEDADKLAAAFGLASLPKAASIVIWTTTPWTIPANQALNVHPEFTYALVDTGERLLLMAEELVESCLARYGLQGDVIATAQGAALELIRFRHPFYPRFSPVYLAEYVELGAGTGVVHSAPAYGEDDFRSCKGYGMSNDDILSPVQSNGVYVSDLPFFGGQFIWKANPAIVAKLEEVGALLKYQAIQHSYMHCWRHKTPLIYRATAQWFVGMDRQPNEGATLRERALGAIEQTHFVPAWGQARLHGMIAGRPDWCISRQRNWGVPIPFFLHKATGELHPHTAELMEAVAKRVEQQGIEAWFKLDAAELLGDEAADYDKISDTLDVWFDSGTTHWHVLRGSHPLGHAAGPRADLYLEGSDQHRGWFHSSLLTGAAIDGHAPYKELLTHGFVVDENGRKMSKSMGNVVAPQEVNDSLGADILRLWVSSTDYSGEMAVSKVILQRSADSYRRIRNTARFLLSNLSGFDPTQHLLPVDDMLALDRWAVDRALLLQREIEEAYDSYRFWNVYQKVHNFCVQELGGFYLDIIKDRQYTTAADSVARRSCQTAMFHIAEALVRWIAPVLSFTADEFWQYLPGARNESVMLNGWYQGLSELPQDFELSREFWERVMAVKVAVNKEMENLRAAKAIGGNLQAEVTLYAEDSLIADLNKLGNELRFVLITSTASLAPLSSAPSDAVETDVAGLKLKVLKSGHVKCARCWHHREDVGVNPAHPEICGRCVDNIEGAGEVRHYA
- the ribF gene encoding bifunctional riboflavin kinase/FAD synthetase, which translates into the protein MQLVRGLHNLRPQHRGCVATIGNFDGVHRGHQAILARLRERSAELGVPSCVLIFEPQPREFFAPDTAPARLARLRDKLALLAAEGVDRVLCLSFNRRLRELSAAEFVQRALVDGLGVQHLEVGDDFRFGCDRAGDFAFLANAGEREGFTVEAATTVELDGIRVSSTRVREALDAGDFALAQHLLGRPFQIAGRVLHGQKLGRQLNAPTANVQLKRKRVPLKGVYLVSTEIDGQFWPGVANIGVRPSVAGDGSAHLEVHVLDFAGDLYGRRLTVAFHRKLRDEQRFASLEALKTAIAADIAAARAHWCT
- the murJ gene encoding murein biosynthesis integral membrane protein MurJ, with translation MNLLKSLAAVSSMTLLSRVLGFVRDTIIARTFGAGVASDAFVVAFKLPNLLRRIFAEGAFSQAFVPILAEYKTQQGDEATRTFLAYVTGLLTLVLALVTFIGILAAPWIVWASAPGFADEAERFELTTDLLRITFPYILLISLSSLAGAVLNTWNRFSVPAFVPTLLNISMIVFALFLTPYFDPPIMALGWAVLVGGLAQLLFQLPHLHKIGMLVLPRLNLKDTGVWRVMKQMGPAIFGVSVSQISLIINTIFASFLVAGSVSWMYYADRLMELPAGVLGVALGTILLPALSKTHAGASREDYSKLLDWGLRLCLVLALPSAVALAIISEPLIVSLFQYGKFTAADTLMTQRALIAYSLGLVGIILVKILAPAFYAQQNIKTPVRIGLVTLLATQVMNVLFVFVIPLAHAGLALAIGLAACLNAGLLYWQLRKRGMFTPQPGWTLFAGKLLLALLVMVAALLLSMQHLPAWADGSMLWRLLRLGGLVGVGLLSYFAVLALLGFRLRDFARRSAL